One Cellulomonas sp. NS3 genomic region harbors:
- a CDS encoding formate/nitrite transporter family protein produces MLTIAEAADHHAHAAVTKIALARRPLAYLVQTMLAGAYIGIGVVILTTAGGPLAVAGSPWAPLVQGLVFGVALAVVVVAGGELATSAMMVLTQGAMRGTVSWRRAGATLLVCLTGNLLGAMVFATAVHLSGALGPSTAAGQTIARIVEHKAALTGTQLFFRGVLCNLMVCLAVWCAARLRSEGARLVMIFACVAVFITSGFEHVVANMTTFSFGLLGGLPGATWLELGRNVALVGLGNLVGGGLLVGASYAYCARPAPGLLAASLPAAAPAPVPPTAPVRVEAAVDGAGPVAVVDTVPHPDVRRGDTRTAPGAATREVREPALP; encoded by the coding sequence ATGCTCACGATCGCCGAGGCGGCGGACCACCACGCGCACGCCGCGGTCACCAAGATCGCGCTCGCACGGCGCCCGCTGGCCTACCTCGTCCAGACCATGCTCGCCGGCGCGTACATCGGCATCGGGGTGGTGATCCTCACGACCGCGGGCGGACCGCTCGCCGTCGCCGGGTCCCCGTGGGCGCCGCTCGTGCAGGGTCTCGTCTTCGGGGTCGCGCTGGCGGTGGTCGTGGTCGCGGGCGGTGAGCTCGCGACCTCCGCGATGATGGTCCTGACCCAGGGCGCGATGCGCGGCACCGTCTCGTGGCGCCGGGCGGGGGCGACGCTGCTCGTGTGCCTCACCGGCAACCTGCTGGGCGCGATGGTGTTCGCGACCGCCGTGCACCTGTCGGGTGCGCTGGGGCCGTCGACGGCGGCCGGGCAGACGATCGCCCGGATCGTCGAGCACAAGGCCGCGCTCACCGGCACGCAGCTGTTCTTCCGCGGCGTGCTGTGCAACCTCATGGTCTGCCTCGCGGTGTGGTGCGCGGCCCGGCTCCGCAGCGAGGGCGCACGGCTCGTGATGATCTTCGCGTGCGTGGCCGTGTTCATCACGTCGGGGTTCGAGCACGTGGTCGCGAACATGACGACGTTCTCGTTCGGTCTGCTGGGCGGCCTCCCCGGCGCCACGTGGCTCGAGCTCGGGCGCAACGTCGCCCTCGTCGGCCTCGGCAACCTCGTGGGCGGCGGCCTGCTGGTCGGCGCCTCCTACGCGTACTGCGCGCGCCCCGCCCCGGGCCTGCTCGCCGCGTCGCTCCCGGCGGCCGCGCCCGCACCCGTCCCCCCGACCGCGCCGGTCCGCGTCGAGGCGGCCGTCGACGGCGCCGGCCCGGTCGCCGTCGTCGACACGGTCCCCCACCCCGACGTCCGGCGCGGCGACACGCGCACGGCGCCCGGTGCGGCGACGCGCGAGGTGCGGGAGCCCGCCCTACCGTGA
- a CDS encoding NADH:flavin oxidoreductase/NADH oxidase, with product MTLLFEPLTLRGTTFPNRAWLAPMCQYSATDGLPDDWHLVHLGARAAGGFGLVIAEATAVVPEGRISPQDTGLWNDAQVAAWSRITDFVRARGSYSGVQLAHAGRKASTYSPFAADRGTVPASEGGWASVGPSALAYPGLEVPAELTDAQVEAVPGQFAAAARRALAAGFDVVELHAAHGYLLHEFLSPLSNTRTDEYGGTLENRARLLVETTDAVRAVWPDEKPLLVRFSATDWAEGGLTVEEVGLVAKELAGHGVDLVDVSTGGNVPASIPVGPGYQVPAARAVRETSGLPVAAVGLITTAHQAEQVLVDGAADAVLLGRVALRDASWPLRAAHELGVDATGLTPPQYGRAWG from the coding sequence GTGACCCTCCTCTTCGAGCCGCTGACCCTGCGCGGCACCACGTTCCCCAACCGCGCGTGGCTCGCGCCGATGTGCCAGTACTCCGCGACCGACGGCCTGCCGGACGACTGGCACCTGGTGCACCTCGGCGCGCGGGCAGCCGGCGGCTTCGGCCTCGTGATCGCCGAGGCGACCGCGGTCGTCCCCGAGGGGCGGATCAGCCCGCAGGACACCGGGCTGTGGAACGACGCGCAGGTCGCCGCGTGGTCGCGGATCACGGACTTCGTGCGGGCCCGCGGCTCGTACTCGGGGGTCCAGCTCGCGCACGCCGGGCGCAAGGCGTCGACGTACTCGCCGTTCGCCGCGGACCGGGGCACCGTGCCGGCGTCCGAGGGAGGCTGGGCGAGCGTCGGGCCGTCCGCCCTCGCGTACCCCGGGCTCGAGGTGCCCGCCGAGCTCACCGACGCCCAGGTCGAGGCGGTGCCCGGGCAGTTCGCCGCGGCGGCCCGCCGGGCGCTCGCCGCCGGCTTCGACGTCGTCGAGCTGCACGCCGCGCACGGCTACCTGCTGCACGAGTTCCTCTCGCCGCTGTCGAACACCCGCACCGACGAGTACGGCGGCACGCTCGAGAACCGCGCCCGCCTCCTGGTCGAGACGACCGACGCGGTCCGCGCCGTCTGGCCCGACGAGAAGCCGCTGCTCGTGCGCTTCTCCGCGACCGACTGGGCCGAGGGCGGGCTCACGGTCGAGGAGGTCGGGCTCGTCGCCAAGGAGCTCGCGGGGCACGGTGTCGACCTCGTCGACGTCTCGACCGGCGGCAACGTCCCGGCGTCGATCCCCGTGGGACCCGGCTACCAGGTCCCCGCGGCGCGGGCCGTGCGCGAGACGTCCGGTCTCCCCGTGGCCGCCGTCGGGCTCATCACGACCGCCCACCAGGCCGAGCAGGTCCTCGTCGACGGCGCGGCCGACGCCGTGCTGCTCGGGCGGGTGGCGCTGCGCGACGCGTCGTGGCCGCTGCGCGCCGCGCACGAGCTCGGGGTCGACGCCACGGGGCTCACCCCGCCGCAGTACGGGCGTGCCTGGGGCTGA
- a CDS encoding Fic family protein yields the protein MHEPAAPRTSADDPLAGLAALPGVAEAVDAARRACEELRWHEAYRRRWREVRAEAGLRSARGSAALDGARVPLDVVRALAVGAGAGSDPGPGDPARPELAPAGAGHPERARPGHSGGAAVDRSAPDVAVATGALRAAAEVERLMPGLGARGAAALPPFGQLAARLHAAAGRGWVADDDLGRLRTDQPPLDLRGLGAAPSGPEVAARLDLLGRVLRETRVPAVVVAAVVHGEVLALRPFVAGNGLVARALSRLVLTSRGLDPTGSLVPEHTWAGAPNPYLSAAAGFATGTPDGLAGWVAFCARGAVGGAREARAVADAVLAGRFPTDG from the coding sequence GTGCACGAGCCGGCCGCCCCCAGGACCTCCGCCGACGACCCCCTCGCCGGCCTCGCGGCCCTGCCCGGGGTCGCGGAGGCGGTCGACGCCGCGCGCCGGGCCTGCGAGGAGCTGCGGTGGCACGAGGCGTACCGCCGGCGCTGGCGCGAGGTGCGGGCCGAGGCGGGCCTGCGCTCCGCCCGCGGCAGCGCGGCGCTCGACGGCGCCCGGGTGCCGCTCGACGTGGTGCGGGCGCTCGCGGTCGGCGCGGGGGCAGGCTCCGACCCCGGTCCCGGCGACCCGGCACGCCCCGAGCTCGCTCCAGCCGGCGCGGGGCACCCTGAGCGCGCCCGGCCCGGCCACAGCGGAGGCGCAGCCGTGGACCGGTCCGCACCCGACGTCGCCGTCGCGACCGGGGCGCTCCGGGCCGCGGCCGAGGTCGAGCGGCTCATGCCCGGGCTCGGTGCGCGCGGCGCCGCGGCGCTGCCGCCGTTCGGGCAGCTCGCGGCGCGGCTGCACGCGGCCGCCGGACGCGGCTGGGTCGCGGACGACGACCTCGGCCGGCTGCGCACCGACCAGCCGCCGCTCGACCTGCGGGGGCTCGGCGCGGCGCCGTCGGGCCCGGAGGTCGCCGCCCGGCTCGACCTCCTCGGCCGGGTGCTCCGCGAGACCCGCGTGCCCGCGGTCGTGGTCGCGGCTGTCGTGCACGGGGAGGTGCTCGCGCTGCGGCCGTTCGTCGCGGGCAACGGGCTCGTCGCGCGTGCGCTGTCGCGGCTCGTCCTCACGTCCCGCGGCCTCGACCCGACGGGTTCGCTCGTCCCCGAGCACACGTGGGCCGGCGCCCCCAACCCGTACCTGTCGGCGGCGGCGGGCTTCGCGACGGGGACGCCCGACGGGCTCGCGGGCTGGGTCGCGTTCTGCGCCCGCGGCGCGGTGGGCGGCGCGCGCGAGGCCCGGGCGGTCGCGGACGCGGTGCTCGCGGGACGGTTCCCGACGGACGGCTGA
- a CDS encoding TadA family conjugal transfer-associated ATPase produces MRPPTGSAADEERGGLRLQPVGAGRSAESVGAGWAGPPGELDDAARSGELVGPARRGRPVPSVDRALLDDVRDRLARRGAAPDAGEIAAALRASGTLLGSRALVDLERAVRAEVLGAGPLQQYLDDPDVTDVLVNAPDEVWVERCGRLERTPLELGSPQTVRELAVRLAAVGGQRLDDASPTVDARLPDGTRLHAVLPPVAGGCTLLSLRVLRRRAFTLPELVASGSVAPALAPVLRALVDARASFLVSGSTGTGKTTLLAALLSLVPAHERIVCIEESGELAPAHPHVVHLLARHANVDGAGGVDLADLVRQALRMRPDRIVLGECRGAEVREVLTALNTGHDGGCATVHANTASDVPARLEALASLAGMSRASVAAQAASALDAVLHVRRTGPLRHLAQVGVVRRDGDGELRVDVAVDVAGGVAVRGPGWPVLAERLGLGAP; encoded by the coding sequence GTGAGGCCGCCCACCGGCTCCGCGGCGGACGAGGAGCGCGGGGGACTGCGGCTGCAGCCGGTCGGCGCGGGGCGCTCGGCGGAGTCGGTCGGCGCGGGGTGGGCAGGCCCGCCCGGTGAGCTCGACGACGCGGCACGGTCCGGGGAGCTCGTCGGGCCGGCGCGGCGAGGGCGGCCGGTGCCGTCCGTCGACCGTGCGCTGCTCGACGACGTGCGGGACCGGCTCGCGCGGCGCGGTGCAGCGCCCGACGCGGGCGAGATCGCCGCGGCGCTGCGCGCGTCGGGCACGCTGCTCGGCAGCCGCGCGCTCGTCGATCTCGAGCGGGCCGTGCGGGCCGAGGTGCTCGGCGCCGGCCCGCTCCAGCAGTACCTCGACGACCCGGACGTCACCGACGTCCTCGTGAACGCGCCCGACGAGGTGTGGGTCGAACGGTGCGGGCGGCTCGAGCGCACGCCCCTCGAGCTCGGCAGCCCCCAGACCGTCCGGGAGCTCGCGGTCCGGCTCGCGGCCGTCGGCGGCCAGCGCCTCGACGACGCCAGCCCGACGGTCGACGCGCGCCTGCCCGACGGCACCCGACTCCACGCCGTCCTGCCGCCTGTCGCCGGCGGCTGCACGCTGCTGTCGCTGCGGGTCCTGCGGCGGCGCGCGTTCACGCTGCCCGAGCTCGTCGCGTCCGGGAGCGTCGCGCCCGCGCTCGCGCCCGTCCTGCGCGCCCTCGTCGACGCGCGCGCGAGCTTCCTCGTGTCGGGGTCGACGGGCACCGGCAAGACGACGCTGCTCGCGGCGCTGCTCTCGCTCGTCCCCGCGCACGAGCGGATCGTGTGCATCGAGGAGTCCGGCGAGCTCGCGCCGGCGCACCCGCACGTCGTCCATCTCCTCGCGCGGCACGCCAACGTCGACGGGGCGGGCGGCGTGGACCTCGCGGACCTCGTCCGGCAGGCCCTGCGCATGCGGCCCGACCGGATCGTGCTCGGCGAGTGCCGCGGCGCCGAGGTCCGCGAGGTCCTGACCGCGCTCAACACCGGGCACGACGGCGGCTGCGCGACCGTCCACGCCAACACGGCGTCGGACGTGCCGGCCCGGCTCGAGGCGCTCGCCTCCCTCGCGGGGATGTCGCGCGCGTCCGTCGCCGCGCAGGCCGCGAGCGCGCTCGACGCGGTGCTCCACGTGCGCCGCACGGGACCGCTGCGCCACCTCGCGCAGGTCGGTGTGGTGCGACGGGACGGCGACGGCGAGCTGCGCGTCGACGTCGCGGTCGACGTCGCCGGCGGCGTCGCGGTGCGGGGACCGGGGTGGCCCGTGCTCGCCGAGCGGCTCGGGCTCGGCGCACCGTGA
- the ssd gene encoding septum site-determining protein Ssd, with protein MFARSSEVLDARSDVAARRAPGGWPRPGEVDAAPGVPGGPGSRAVASTRGAARRARPGRGVVGVVGARGGAGASTFAAALAHRLARRGSAALVDLERTGGGVDVLVGLEGADGLRWPDLVGARGEIAGVELLALLPSWGGCTVLSADRARPGPPPAAAVDDVLGALASEVDHVVVDLDRADVAERSDVLALCGVVLVVVPRDLRAVAGALALRPALVEAVEDVRLVVRGPAPGGLSALELAHVVDLPLGVSMAADRAVAAACERGGGPAGPGLRRGPLLRAVARLAEDL; from the coding sequence GTGTTCGCTCGCAGCTCGGAGGTGCTCGACGCGAGGTCGGACGTCGCCGCCCGGCGTGCGCCGGGCGGGTGGCCGCGGCCCGGGGAGGTCGACGCGGCGCCGGGCGTCCCCGGGGGACCCGGTTCCCGAGCGGTCGCGTCGACGCGCGGAGCGGCGCGGCGAGCGCGCCCCGGGCGTGGCGTCGTGGGCGTCGTCGGGGCGCGCGGCGGCGCCGGCGCCTCGACGTTCGCGGCCGCGCTCGCGCACCGCCTCGCCCGGCGCGGGTCGGCGGCGCTCGTCGATCTCGAGCGCACGGGCGGTGGCGTGGACGTGCTCGTCGGGCTCGAGGGCGCCGACGGTCTGCGCTGGCCCGACCTCGTCGGTGCGCGCGGGGAGATCGCCGGCGTCGAGCTCCTCGCGCTGCTGCCGAGCTGGGGCGGGTGCACGGTGCTGAGCGCCGACCGGGCGCGTCCGGGCCCACCGCCGGCGGCAGCCGTGGACGACGTGCTCGGCGCCCTGGCGTCCGAGGTCGACCACGTCGTCGTCGACCTCGACCGGGCGGACGTCGCCGAACGGTCCGACGTGCTCGCGCTGTGCGGGGTCGTGCTCGTGGTCGTCCCGCGCGACCTGCGGGCCGTCGCGGGCGCGCTCGCCCTGCGTCCTGCGCTCGTGGAGGCCGTCGAGGACGTGCGTCTCGTCGTCCGCGGCCCCGCTCCCGGCGGTCTCAGCGCGCTTGAGCTCGCCCACGTGGTCGACCTCCCGCTCGGCGTGTCGATGGCCGCCGACCGGGCGGTCGCTGCGGCGTGCGAGCGGGGCGGGGGGCCGGCCGGCCCGGGGTTGCGGCGCGGGCCGTTGCTGCGCGCGGTCGCTCGGCTGGCGGAGGACCTGTGA
- a CDS encoding HAD family hydrolase — MVENGSDDAVPAGSGADGHDARDVAPATPPPATAPAPPGSATTSRPAAPRSGPRPGAAAFFDLDKTIIATSSATAFSRPFLAGGLLTRRAVVRTAIAQFLYLVGGADAAQTERLRANLAQTVTGWDVAQVSSIVEETLHESIDAAVYAEAVTLIEEHHAAGRDVVVVSASGAEVVRPIAAVLGADHVIATRMSVVDGRYTGAIDFYAYGENKALAITRLAAERGYDLAASYAYSDSITDAPMLEVVGHGFAVNPDRALRRLAAESGWGVLTFTRPVALRALVTPPRPVVAGIAAGAVVAVGVLVWHLVRRGRTAT; from the coding sequence ATGGTCGAGAACGGATCGGACGACGCGGTCCCGGCGGGCTCCGGCGCGGACGGGCACGACGCGCGCGACGTCGCGCCCGCGACACCACCGCCCGCGACCGCCCCGGCACCGCCCGGGTCCGCGACGACGTCCCGGCCGGCGGCACCGCGCTCCGGCCCCCGGCCCGGCGCCGCCGCGTTCTTCGACCTCGACAAGACGATCATCGCGACGTCGTCGGCCACCGCGTTCTCCCGGCCGTTCCTCGCGGGCGGGCTGCTGACCCGGCGGGCAGTCGTACGCACCGCGATCGCGCAGTTCCTCTACCTGGTCGGCGGTGCCGACGCGGCGCAGACGGAGCGGCTGCGGGCCAACCTCGCGCAGACCGTCACGGGGTGGGACGTCGCGCAGGTCTCGTCGATCGTCGAGGAGACGCTGCACGAGTCGATCGACGCGGCGGTCTACGCCGAGGCGGTCACGCTCATCGAGGAGCACCACGCCGCGGGCCGGGACGTCGTCGTGGTGTCCGCGTCGGGCGCCGAGGTGGTGCGGCCCATCGCGGCGGTGCTCGGCGCGGACCACGTGATCGCGACGCGGATGAGCGTCGTCGACGGTCGGTACACCGGGGCGATCGACTTCTACGCCTACGGCGAGAACAAGGCGCTCGCGATCACCCGGCTCGCGGCCGAGCGCGGCTACGACCTCGCGGCGAGCTACGCGTACTCCGACTCCATCACCGACGCGCCGATGCTCGAGGTGGTCGGGCACGGGTTCGCCGTCAACCCCGACCGCGCGCTGCGCCGCCTCGCCGCCGAGTCGGGGTGGGGGGTCCTGACGTTCACCCGGCCCGTGGCCCTGCGCGCCCTGGTGACGCCGCCGCGTCCTGTCGTGGCCGGGATCGCGGCGGGCGCCGTCGTGGCGGTGGGGGTGCTCGTCTGGCACCTCGTGCGGCGCGGGCGCACCGCGACCTGA
- the acs gene encoding acetate--CoA ligase, whose amino-acid sequence MAQAAEPTHPESSDIENLLTEDRRFPPDPEFAAQANVHPEVYSWAAADRLGFWADQARELVSWSTPFSEVLDWSGAPVARWFGDGRLNAAYNAVDRHVEAGNGDRVALHFEGEPGDARAITYADLQREVSRAANALTALGVGTGDRVAIYMPLIPEAVVAMLACARIGAPHSVVFGGFSAEALHSRILDAEAKLVITADGGYRRGSASALKPAVDEALDKGTPSIEHVLVVRRTGQDVAWTEGRDVWWHDVVDSASDTHEPVEVESEHPLFILYTSGTTGKPKGIFHTTGGYLTQTAFTHRAVFDLKPETDVYWCTADIGWVTGHSYVVYGPLVNGATQVIYEGTPDTPDKGRWWSIVEKYKVSILYTAPTAIRTCMKWGEEIPAAHDLSSLRLLGSVGESINPAAWTWYRRVIGGDKAPIVDTWWQTETGAIMISPLPGVTTAKPGSAQVPLPGIAADVLDDDAQPVPNGAGGYLVLTEPWPSMLRGIWGDEERFRETYWSRFPGRYFAGDGAKKDEDGDIWLLGRVDDVMNVSGHRLSTTEIESALVSHPIVAEAAVVGANDETTGQAVVAFVILRSEEGAAAQESGMDVQAELRAHVAKEIGPIAKPRTILVVQELPKTRSGKIMRRLLRDVAEHRAVGDATTLADSSVMDLITAGLNTPSASSAD is encoded by the coding sequence GTGGCTCAGGCCGCCGAACCCACGCACCCCGAGTCCTCGGACATCGAGAACCTCCTCACGGAGGACCGCCGGTTCCCGCCGGACCCCGAGTTCGCGGCGCAGGCCAACGTCCACCCCGAGGTGTACTCGTGGGCGGCGGCCGACCGCCTGGGGTTCTGGGCCGACCAGGCCCGCGAGCTCGTCAGCTGGTCGACACCCTTCTCCGAGGTGCTCGACTGGTCCGGCGCCCCCGTCGCGCGCTGGTTCGGCGACGGGAGGCTCAACGCGGCGTACAACGCGGTCGACCGGCACGTCGAGGCCGGGAACGGCGACCGCGTCGCGCTCCACTTCGAGGGCGAGCCCGGCGACGCGCGCGCGATCACGTACGCCGACCTGCAGCGCGAGGTCTCGAGGGCCGCGAACGCGCTCACCGCGCTGGGCGTCGGCACGGGCGACCGGGTCGCGATCTACATGCCGCTGATCCCCGAGGCCGTCGTCGCGATGCTCGCGTGCGCCCGGATCGGCGCGCCGCACTCCGTCGTCTTCGGCGGGTTCTCCGCGGAGGCCCTGCACTCGCGCATCCTCGACGCCGAGGCGAAGCTCGTCATCACCGCCGACGGCGGCTACCGGCGCGGCTCGGCGAGCGCGCTCAAGCCCGCGGTCGACGAGGCCCTGGACAAGGGAACCCCGTCGATCGAGCACGTGCTCGTGGTGCGCCGCACCGGCCAGGACGTCGCCTGGACCGAGGGCCGTGACGTCTGGTGGCACGACGTGGTCGACTCCGCGAGCGACACGCACGAGCCGGTCGAGGTCGAGTCCGAGCACCCGCTGTTCATCCTCTACACGTCGGGCACCACCGGGAAGCCCAAGGGCATCTTCCACACGACCGGCGGGTACCTGACCCAGACGGCGTTCACGCACCGCGCGGTCTTCGACCTCAAGCCCGAGACCGACGTGTACTGGTGCACCGCCGACATCGGCTGGGTCACGGGGCACTCGTACGTCGTGTACGGGCCCCTGGTCAACGGCGCGACGCAGGTCATCTACGAGGGCACCCCGGACACCCCGGACAAGGGCCGCTGGTGGAGCATCGTCGAGAAGTACAAGGTGTCGATCCTCTACACCGCCCCGACCGCGATCCGCACGTGCATGAAGTGGGGCGAGGAGATCCCGGCGGCGCACGACCTGTCGTCGCTCCGCCTGCTCGGCTCGGTGGGCGAGTCGATCAACCCGGCGGCGTGGACCTGGTACCGGCGGGTCATCGGTGGCGACAAGGCCCCGATCGTCGACACGTGGTGGCAGACCGAGACCGGCGCGATCATGATCTCCCCGCTCCCGGGCGTCACGACGGCGAAGCCGGGCTCGGCGCAGGTGCCGCTCCCCGGCATCGCGGCGGACGTGCTCGACGACGACGCGCAGCCGGTGCCGAACGGCGCGGGCGGCTACCTCGTGCTGACGGAGCCGTGGCCGTCGATGCTGCGCGGCATCTGGGGCGACGAGGAGCGGTTCCGCGAGACGTACTGGTCGCGGTTCCCCGGGAGGTACTTCGCCGGCGACGGGGCCAAGAAGGACGAGGACGGCGACATCTGGCTGCTGGGACGCGTCGACGACGTCATGAACGTCTCGGGCCACCGACTCTCGACGACGGAGATCGAGTCGGCGCTCGTCTCGCACCCGATCGTCGCGGAGGCGGCCGTCGTGGGCGCGAACGACGAGACGACGGGCCAGGCGGTCGTCGCGTTCGTCATCCTGCGCAGCGAGGAGGGTGCGGCGGCGCAGGAGTCGGGGATGGACGTCCAGGCCGAGCTGCGCGCGCACGTCGCGAAGGAGATCGGCCCGATCGCGAAGCCGCGCACGATCCTCGTCGTCCAGGAGCTGCCCAAGACCCGCTCGGGGAAGATCATGCGGCGCCTGCTGCGCGACGTCGCGGAGCACCGCGCCGTCGGGGACGCGACGACGCTCGCGGACTCCTCGGTCATGGACCTCATCACCGCGGGCCTGAACACGCCGTCGGCGTCGAGCGCGGACTGA
- a CDS encoding NAD-dependent malic enzyme, with translation MVSAPSVSSSITARLEVLARPTAVSELTTAIEREGGIVTALDVTASGHEHMTVDVTCATRGEEHAGDIVEALRGLPGVVVDRVSDRTFLMHLGGKLSIESKVPLRNRDDLSMVYTPGVARVCQAIAAHPEDARRLTIKRNTIAVVTDGTAVLGLGDLGPLAALPVMEGKAVLFKRFADIDAFPIALDTTDVDEIVDTVCAIAPVFAGINLEDISAPRCFEVERRLRERLDIPVFHDDQHGTAIVVVAALTNALKVVGKQIADVRIVLSGAGAAGTAVLKLLLAAGARDVVVADIDGVIHAGRPGLAPQLVWTAEHTNPRGVSGTLRAALAGADVFIGVSAPDVVSGDDVATMAPDSIVFALANPRPEVDPDDAAQHAAVVGTGRSDFANQINNVLAFPGVFRGLLDARSHKVTESMLLAAATALASVVTEDELNPTYIVPSVFNPEVTTVVAAAVENAARAAEGPRTHG, from the coding sequence ATGGTCTCAGCGCCGAGCGTGTCGTCGTCCATCACCGCCCGCCTCGAGGTCCTGGCCCGCCCCACCGCGGTCAGCGAGCTCACCACGGCGATCGAGCGCGAGGGCGGGATCGTCACCGCGCTCGACGTCACGGCGTCGGGCCACGAGCACATGACGGTCGACGTCACGTGCGCGACCCGCGGCGAGGAGCACGCGGGCGACATCGTCGAGGCGCTGCGCGGACTGCCGGGCGTGGTCGTCGACCGCGTCAGCGACCGCACGTTCCTCATGCACCTGGGCGGCAAGCTGTCGATCGAGTCCAAGGTGCCGCTGCGCAACCGCGACGACCTGTCGATGGTCTACACCCCGGGTGTCGCGCGCGTCTGCCAGGCGATCGCCGCGCACCCCGAGGACGCCCGGCGCCTGACGATCAAGCGCAACACCATCGCCGTCGTCACGGACGGCACCGCGGTGCTCGGCCTCGGGGACCTCGGGCCCCTCGCCGCGCTGCCGGTGATGGAGGGCAAGGCCGTGCTGTTCAAGCGGTTCGCGGACATCGACGCGTTCCCGATCGCGCTGGACACCACGGACGTCGACGAGATCGTCGACACGGTCTGCGCGATCGCCCCGGTGTTCGCGGGGATCAACCTCGAGGACATCTCGGCGCCGCGCTGCTTCGAGGTCGAGCGGCGGCTGCGCGAGCGCCTCGACATCCCGGTGTTCCACGACGACCAGCACGGCACGGCGATCGTCGTCGTCGCGGCGCTCACGAACGCGCTCAAGGTGGTCGGCAAGCAGATCGCGGACGTGCGGATCGTGCTCTCGGGCGCGGGGGCCGCGGGGACGGCGGTGCTCAAGCTGCTGCTCGCGGCGGGTGCGCGCGACGTCGTGGTCGCGGACATCGACGGGGTGATCCACGCCGGGCGGCCCGGCCTCGCGCCGCAGCTGGTGTGGACCGCCGAGCACACGAACCCGCGGGGCGTGAGCGGGACGCTGCGGGCCGCCCTCGCGGGGGCCGACGTGTTCATCGGCGTCTCGGCGCCGGACGTCGTCTCGGGGGACGACGTGGCCACGATGGCGCCGGACTCGATCGTCTTCGCGCTCGCGAACCCGCGGCCCGAGGTGGACCCGGACGACGCCGCGCAGCACGCCGCCGTGGTCGGCACGGGGCGCAGCGACTTCGCGAACCAGATCAACAACGTGCTCGCGTTCCCCGGGGTCTTCCGCGGCCTGCTCGACGCGCGCTCGCACAAGGTCACGGAGAGCATGCTGCTCGCGGCGGCGACGGCGCTCGCGTCGGTCGTCACCGAGGACGAGCTCAACCCGACCTACATCGTGCCGAGCGTGTTCAACCCGGAGGTCACGACGGTCGTGGCCGCGGCGGTCGAGAACGCGGCGCGTGCGGCGGAGGGTCCGCGCACGCACGGCTGA
- a CDS encoding DivIVA domain-containing protein, translated as MLTAHDVRGARFARTRFREGYDIGEVDALLGRAAATLEVLAGQRPGPAVLTARDVADSRFMATKFRDGYDQVEVDDFLDALATALASAAASASRSADPTDPPGAQPLAGALRTVLEAHAAERAARSWDSPALRAAVPEVTRRGPGYVREDVDAFLERAARSLDDLRRGATPELGPQDVRAARFREAGWRAERYDQDAIDALLDRVEASLGN; from the coding sequence ATGCTGACCGCGCACGACGTCCGGGGAGCGCGGTTCGCGCGCACGAGGTTCCGTGAGGGCTACGACATCGGCGAGGTGGACGCGCTGCTCGGACGGGCGGCCGCGACGCTGGAGGTGCTCGCGGGGCAGCGGCCCGGGCCCGCGGTCCTGACCGCGCGCGACGTCGCGGACAGCCGCTTCATGGCGACGAAGTTCCGCGACGGCTACGACCAGGTCGAGGTCGACGACTTCCTCGACGCCCTGGCCACGGCGCTCGCCTCCGCGGCGGCCTCGGCGTCCCGCTCCGCCGACCCGACGGACCCGCCGGGCGCGCAGCCCCTCGCCGGTGCGCTCCGGACGGTGCTCGAGGCCCACGCCGCCGAGCGCGCGGCGCGGTCGTGGGACTCCCCAGCGTTGCGTGCGGCCGTCCCCGAGGTCACGCGGCGCGGGCCCGGCTACGTCCGGGAGGACGTCGACGCGTTCCTCGAGCGCGCGGCCCGGTCGCTCGACGACCTCCGCCGCGGCGCGACGCCGGAGCTCGGCCCGCAGGACGTGCGCGCCGCGCGGTTCCGCGAGGCGGGGTGGCGGGCCGAGCGCTACGACCAGGACGCGATCGACGCCCTGCTGGACCGCGTCGAGGCGTCGCTCGGGAACTGA